One window from the genome of Spirosoma rhododendri encodes:
- a CDS encoding patatin-like phospholipase family protein — MKIGLVLSGGGARGIAHLGIIKALQEMGLTFDQISGTSAGAIVGALTAQGYSPDESLKLLESSSFMKHLRPAWNRMGLLRLDTAIDLFRKYIPHDSFEGLHIPLHVVAVDLTDGVQVLFEKGELIRPVLASCCLPGIFEPMLINKRQYIDGGVLNNLPIEPIEDKIDIVIASHCNPFGKDRPVRSARGVIERSLILAVQSKTRDKFSRCSLLIEPHDLVGYGPTDISKAREVFRIGYQHTIAMRADIEQVLQGCS; from the coding sequence ATGAAAATTGGACTGGTATTGTCGGGGGGCGGTGCGCGGGGCATCGCGCATCTGGGTATTATCAAGGCCCTTCAGGAAATGGGCCTGACATTCGATCAGATTTCGGGAACGAGTGCTGGTGCCATCGTGGGCGCACTTACCGCACAAGGCTACTCGCCCGACGAAAGCCTGAAACTGCTCGAATCGTCGTCGTTTATGAAGCACCTGCGCCCGGCCTGGAACCGCATGGGCCTGCTCCGGCTCGACACCGCCATCGACCTGTTCCGCAAATACATCCCCCACGATTCATTCGAGGGGCTGCACATTCCGTTACACGTTGTCGCTGTCGACCTGACCGACGGTGTGCAGGTGCTGTTCGAGAAAGGGGAGTTGATTAGGCCGGTGCTGGCGTCCTGCTGCCTGCCGGGCATCTTTGAGCCGATGCTCATCAACAAACGACAATACATCGACGGGGGCGTGCTGAACAACCTGCCCATTGAGCCAATCGAGGACAAAATAGATATCGTTATAGCGTCGCATTGCAATCCGTTCGGGAAAGACCGGCCGGTGCGCTCGGCACGAGGGGTTATTGAGCGCAGCCTGATTCTGGCGGTGCAAAGCAAGACCCGCGATAAGTTTAGCCGTTGTAGCCTGCTGATCGAGCCGCACGATCTGGTTGGCTACGGCCCTACCGATATCAGCAAGGCGCGGGAGGTGTTCCGGATCGGGTATCAACACACGATTGCCATGCGGGCTGATATCGAGCAGGTTTTACAGGGCTGTAGTTAG
- a CDS encoding SusC/RagA family TonB-linked outer membrane protein, with amino-acid sequence MRKVLWMSILLVCSLLTIVQAQDRRVVGKVTAAEDGAAVPGVSVVIKGTNRGTVTDAGGTYSLAVPSGNNTVLVFSFVGFKTQELTLRNDTELNVSLASDSKLLTEVVVTGSGIATSKAKLGISVESVSAKNLPQTPTASIDQALIGKIPGAQISSVSGNPGAPVNILLRGINSVQGSTSPLIMVDGVQVAGTDINSLDLSNVDRVEVVQGAASASIYGAQGANGVIQVFTKKGKKGRTSVSFSTSYSSNEFLNTGNVRKADKHSWLTDANNNIISGTTGQPLAYNENGSIVGLSYQYGGGTRYAIQNINNDNNKAYDANLKYYDHFKQVFQTGSTTNNTITISGGGEKNDYSITASNNHTVTPILKNGYLDRSNLSANLGTEIFKNFTIRSSTQLIYTKNTLHPGLGATYAVGTGGSTGPGTGATYGFLNTSPFFDLTRPLADGTYAVHPLADFVSVNSSNPYYVQEYTDGLNNKIEVLQNFDANYKVNKFVELDAKYGINYRNEAARWTYYNQSANVSSNYYNNWSGNNASDNKGEIDNFQYTNTFQNFLGTAYFRTNFQEDFRSKLPIETSTQVSFDYRKNRSTDYRTYGLGLSMAPPYNISSTASQAVSYDYVTPFITYGYLVNQKITYGDLFGVTGGFRSDWSSAFGGGSKPFTFPHADVFVNPLSFFKNSSIANALPYFKLRAAYGEAGIQPGAFDRYPVLSQQNLGSGLVYSIPTTTNNPNLQVEVSKELEIGTDFTVGGNAGRSWLNSITGSFTYWKRKSENVIYSVSVPPSLGSTGQLTNAINMSSNGVQFSLSLPVYTSPGLKWNFTTNFGHQLSKIDAISGGADIILTTSAGSTALVLTPGQPIGQVYGYKALTSLDYVNQSGQRYITPANEGQYQIVDGRVVNKSTYQMQFTNETYPLMNPNPKFNMSFINGISFKDFLTFNFQFDWVYGSHLYNQTKEWMYRDGISGDFTKQVTIDGKTGAFPAYWSSAYYNLWGSLRGAGNNGTKDFFVEDASFVRLRNISLAFDIAKVVKIPYLSQAQIVFTGRNILTFTKYTGYDPEISSGASNSSFDRGVDHSTLPNIKSYQVGLNIGF; translated from the coding sequence ATGAGAAAAGTTCTATGGATGAGTATACTGTTGGTATGCTCACTGTTGACTATTGTGCAGGCGCAGGATCGACGGGTCGTTGGCAAGGTTACGGCGGCCGAAGACGGTGCCGCTGTTCCGGGCGTATCGGTCGTTATCAAGGGAACCAATAGAGGTACCGTAACCGATGCCGGTGGTACGTATTCGTTGGCTGTACCGAGCGGCAACAACACCGTGCTGGTTTTTAGCTTCGTTGGGTTCAAAACCCAGGAACTGACCCTGCGGAACGACACTGAATTGAACGTCAGTCTGGCTTCCGACTCCAAACTGCTGACCGAAGTCGTCGTGACAGGTAGCGGTATCGCCACCAGCAAGGCCAAGCTGGGTATTTCGGTCGAAAGCGTATCGGCCAAGAACCTGCCCCAGACGCCGACGGCGTCTATCGATCAGGCGCTGATCGGTAAAATTCCGGGTGCACAGATTTCGTCGGTCAGCGGTAACCCCGGTGCGCCGGTCAACATTCTGCTGCGCGGTATCAACTCGGTGCAGGGCAGCACCAGTCCGCTGATCATGGTCGACGGTGTGCAGGTAGCAGGTACCGACATCAACTCACTCGACCTGAGCAACGTCGACCGGGTAGAGGTAGTACAGGGTGCGGCTTCGGCGTCGATCTACGGTGCGCAGGGTGCCAACGGCGTTATTCAGGTATTTACCAAAAAAGGCAAAAAAGGCCGCACGTCGGTTAGCTTCTCGACCAGCTATTCGTCGAACGAATTCCTCAACACGGGCAACGTACGCAAGGCCGACAAGCATTCGTGGCTCACCGACGCCAACAACAACATCATCAGTGGAACGACGGGTCAGCCGCTGGCCTACAACGAAAACGGCTCGATCGTTGGTCTGTCGTATCAGTACGGCGGGGGAACACGCTATGCCATTCAGAACATCAACAACGACAACAACAAAGCGTACGACGCGAACCTGAAATACTACGATCACTTCAAGCAGGTGTTCCAGACGGGTAGTACGACCAACAACACTATCACGATTTCGGGTGGTGGCGAAAAGAACGATTACAGCATCACGGCGTCGAACAACCACACCGTAACGCCGATTCTGAAAAACGGGTACCTGGATCGCAGCAACCTCTCGGCTAACCTGGGTACGGAGATTTTCAAGAACTTCACGATCCGCTCCAGCACGCAGCTGATCTACACCAAAAACACGCTGCACCCAGGGCTGGGCGCTACTTACGCCGTTGGTACGGGCGGTAGCACGGGTCCGGGAACCGGTGCCACTTATGGCTTCCTGAACACATCGCCGTTCTTCGACCTGACCCGCCCCCTGGCTGACGGTACCTACGCCGTTCACCCGCTGGCCGACTTTGTCAGTGTTAACTCCAGCAACCCCTACTACGTGCAGGAGTACACCGACGGGCTGAACAACAAAATCGAGGTACTTCAGAACTTCGACGCCAACTATAAGGTCAACAAGTTCGTGGAACTGGACGCCAAATACGGCATCAACTACCGGAACGAAGCAGCCCGCTGGACCTACTATAACCAGTCGGCCAACGTCAGCTCGAACTACTATAACAACTGGTCGGGCAATAACGCGTCGGATAACAAAGGGGAAATCGACAATTTCCAGTACACCAATACCTTCCAGAACTTCCTCGGTACGGCCTACTTCCGCACCAACTTTCAGGAGGATTTCCGCAGCAAACTCCCTATCGAAACCAGTACGCAGGTATCGTTTGACTACCGTAAAAACCGGTCGACCGATTACCGCACCTACGGACTGGGCCTGAGCATGGCGCCACCGTACAACATCAGCTCGACGGCGTCGCAGGCGGTATCGTACGATTATGTTACGCCGTTCATCACGTATGGTTATCTGGTCAACCAGAAAATCACGTACGGCGATCTGTTTGGTGTAACGGGTGGTTTCCGCAGCGACTGGTCGTCGGCCTTTGGTGGTGGCTCGAAGCCATTTACCTTCCCCCACGCCGACGTGTTCGTCAACCCGCTGTCGTTCTTCAAAAACAGCAGCATTGCTAACGCCCTGCCGTATTTCAAACTCCGGGCAGCCTATGGTGAAGCCGGTATTCAGCCGGGCGCCTTTGATCGCTACCCCGTGCTGAGTCAGCAAAACCTGGGTTCTGGTCTGGTGTATTCGATTCCGACGACGACCAACAACCCCAACCTTCAGGTTGAAGTATCGAAAGAACTGGAAATTGGTACGGACTTTACGGTTGGCGGTAACGCTGGCCGGTCGTGGCTCAACTCGATCACCGGTTCGTTTACGTACTGGAAGCGCAAGAGCGAAAACGTGATCTACTCGGTAAGCGTACCACCGTCACTGGGTTCGACGGGTCAGCTGACCAACGCTATCAATATGTCGTCGAATGGGGTGCAGTTCTCGCTGTCGCTGCCGGTCTACACTTCACCGGGCCTGAAGTGGAATTTTACCACCAACTTCGGTCATCAACTGTCGAAAATTGACGCCATCTCGGGCGGTGCCGACATCATCCTGACGACGAGCGCTGGTAGCACCGCACTGGTGCTGACGCCGGGTCAGCCAATTGGGCAGGTGTATGGTTATAAAGCCCTCACGAGCCTTGATTACGTAAACCAGTCGGGGCAGCGGTATATCACCCCGGCCAACGAAGGGCAGTACCAGATTGTCGATGGCCGTGTTGTGAACAAATCTACATATCAGATGCAGTTCACCAACGAAACGTACCCGCTGATGAACCCGAACCCCAAGTTCAACATGTCGTTCATCAACGGTATCTCGTTCAAAGACTTCCTGACCTTCAACTTCCAGTTCGACTGGGTCTACGGCAGCCACCTTTACAACCAGACGAAAGAGTGGATGTACCGCGATGGTATCAGTGGCGACTTCACCAAGCAGGTAACGATCGACGGCAAAACCGGTGCCTTCCCCGCCTACTGGTCGAGCGCTTATTACAACCTGTGGGGTAGCCTGCGCGGGGCCGGTAACAACGGTACCAAAGACTTTTTCGTAGAAGATGCCTCGTTTGTCCGGCTGCGTAACATATCGCTGGCTTTCGACATCGCCAAAGTGGTGAAGATTCCGTACCTGAGCCAGGCACAGATCGTCTTTACAGGACGCAATATCCTGACGTTCACTAAGTACACGGGCTACGACCCGGAGATCAGTTCGGGTGCGTCGAACTCGTCGTTCGACCGGGGTGTCGACCACAGCACATTGCCCAACATCAAGTCGTACCAGGTGGGTCTGAACATTGGCTTCTAA
- a CDS encoding SusC/RagA family TonB-linked outer membrane protein, which produces MRQHLSKLTILLCLLLTLPALAQSRRVTGQVTSAEDGTPLPGVSVVAKGTSRGTQTDAGGNYSLELPPNINTLVFSFVGVTTQEISVGNRTAVNVSMSNDTRALDEVVVTGYGAQSKRNLTGNIAQVTSREVANIPVPSAEQALAGRVAGVQITSLNGKVGQGLQIRVRGAASLTASSQPLYVVDGIPVTSSDQSSTTAPTNPIADLNPNDIESIEVLKDASAGAIYGARAANGVVLITTKRGKAGKTTFEIGAQYGMSTPTHLRTWLNTNQYVELLQEALANSISLGYLAPGTSLNNRFTRYAAGDASGWQAPNPKYNTDWQAEAFQKAPSQQYDFNARGGDAKTRFYVSGQYFDQNGILIKNRFRRLSGLANLDHTASEKLTIGVKLNLVNSVNDRVSNDNAFSTPMQIVALPPMTPVIDPRTNQLSGNYTLYYNPLLNRDFAALQARVFRVLTNAYAEYKIVPGVTFHTDFGTDIISQQEEEYYGQETARNTGAPNGLGVNSFRQVVNYTTNNYFTFGRTIAEKHDIDATLGMSYQQSRSNFSSVTGQQFPSDAYKQISSAARVTGGLGNETGFSFLSYFARVNYRFANKYILGASARVDGSSRFGANNRYGVFPAASAGWIISDESFMRSVPVISLLKLRASYGLTGNAEIGNFNSQALYAASGTTGSYGYAGIPGQAPLQIANPNLTWEKTLQADFGLEFGLFNNRLSGEIDYYQKNTTALLLNVNVPGSTGYRTQLRNVGKLDNKGVEVLLNSQNLTGKFKWNTSFNIAYNTNRVTDLGGTTITGSFLNRAQEGQPLGVFYGPEYAGVDTQNGDALYYTNTTNADGSLNRTTTNDYNAAQYVALGSPTPKFIGGLTNNFSYAGIDLSVLFQGQAGNYIYNGGGKFQSANGDFFDNQSIDQLNRWRKAGDVTNVPQARLLGGNGTGESSRYLQKGDYVRLRTVSLGYTLPQSVVSRVKLNRVRVYVTGQNLLTFTNYTGWDPEVNSDAYSANPVNLGIDFYSAPQPRTIVGGVQIGF; this is translated from the coding sequence ATGAGACAACATTTATCTAAACTAACGATTCTGCTATGCCTGCTGCTGACGCTACCGGCATTGGCGCAGAGCCGACGCGTAACCGGGCAGGTGACGTCGGCGGAAGATGGGACCCCCCTGCCAGGGGTGTCCGTTGTTGCGAAAGGAACAAGCCGGGGTACGCAGACGGATGCAGGCGGAAATTATTCGCTGGAGTTGCCACCGAACATCAACACACTGGTATTCAGCTTTGTCGGTGTTACTACGCAGGAGATCTCGGTCGGTAACCGTACGGCGGTGAACGTATCGATGAGCAATGATACCCGCGCGCTGGACGAGGTTGTCGTAACGGGCTATGGCGCGCAATCGAAGCGGAACCTGACCGGTAACATCGCGCAGGTGACCTCACGCGAAGTGGCGAACATTCCGGTACCCAGTGCTGAGCAGGCCCTCGCCGGGCGCGTAGCCGGGGTGCAGATCACGTCGCTCAACGGTAAGGTAGGGCAGGGGCTGCAAATCCGGGTGCGGGGTGCGGCTTCGCTGACGGCCAGCAGCCAGCCGCTTTACGTGGTTGATGGTATTCCGGTTACATCGTCGGATCAGTCGTCGACAACGGCCCCGACCAACCCGATTGCCGATTTGAACCCGAACGATATTGAGTCGATCGAAGTCTTGAAAGACGCATCGGCCGGAGCTATTTACGGCGCACGGGCGGCAAACGGCGTTGTGCTGATTACCACCAAGCGCGGTAAAGCCGGTAAAACGACCTTTGAAATCGGCGCGCAGTATGGTATGAGCACCCCAACCCATTTGCGGACGTGGCTCAATACCAATCAGTACGTCGAACTGCTTCAGGAAGCACTGGCCAACTCGATTAGCCTGGGTTATTTGGCCCCCGGTACGTCGCTGAACAACCGGTTTACGCGCTATGCCGCCGGTGACGCTTCGGGCTGGCAGGCGCCCAACCCGAAGTACAATACCGACTGGCAGGCTGAAGCGTTTCAAAAGGCACCTTCGCAGCAATATGATTTCAACGCTCGTGGTGGCGACGCCAAAACGCGTTTCTACGTATCGGGCCAGTACTTCGATCAGAACGGTATCCTGATTAAAAACCGATTCCGGCGGCTGAGCGGTCTGGCTAACCTCGACCATACGGCGTCGGAGAAGTTGACCATTGGCGTCAAGCTGAATCTGGTGAACTCCGTCAACGACCGGGTATCAAACGACAACGCCTTCTCGACTCCGATGCAGATTGTGGCGCTGCCGCCGATGACGCCCGTTATCGACCCCCGCACAAATCAGCTGAGTGGTAACTATACGCTGTACTACAACCCGTTGCTGAACCGCGACTTTGCGGCCTTGCAGGCACGGGTATTTCGGGTGCTGACCAATGCGTATGCCGAGTACAAAATAGTGCCGGGCGTGACGTTTCACACCGATTTCGGAACCGATATTATCAGTCAGCAGGAGGAGGAATATTATGGGCAGGAAACGGCCCGCAACACGGGTGCGCCGAACGGTCTGGGTGTTAACAGCTTCCGGCAGGTGGTCAACTACACGACCAATAACTACTTCACGTTTGGCCGGACGATCGCCGAAAAGCACGACATCGATGCAACATTGGGTATGTCGTACCAGCAGTCGCGCAGCAACTTCTCGTCGGTAACGGGACAGCAGTTTCCCAGTGATGCCTACAAACAGATTTCATCGGCGGCCCGGGTTACGGGTGGTTTGGGTAACGAAACGGGCTTTAGCTTCCTGTCGTACTTTGCCCGTGTAAACTACCGCTTCGCTAACAAGTACATTCTGGGCGCGTCGGCGCGGGTCGATGGATCGAGCCGTTTCGGAGCCAACAACCGGTACGGTGTGTTCCCGGCTGCATCGGCAGGCTGGATCATTTCGGATGAATCGTTCATGCGGTCGGTACCGGTTATCAGCCTGCTTAAACTGCGGGCCAGCTACGGCCTGACAGGTAATGCTGAAATCGGTAACTTCAACTCGCAGGCTCTATACGCTGCTTCAGGAACTACTGGCTCATATGGGTACGCCGGTATACCAGGGCAGGCTCCGTTGCAGATTGCGAACCCGAACCTGACCTGGGAGAAAACCTTGCAGGCCGACTTCGGCCTTGAGTTTGGTCTGTTCAACAACCGGCTGTCGGGCGAAATCGACTATTATCAGAAAAACACCACGGCCCTGCTGCTAAACGTGAACGTGCCGGGCTCGACGGGCTACCGAACACAACTGCGTAACGTGGGTAAGCTCGATAATAAAGGCGTTGAGGTACTGCTGAATTCGCAGAACCTGACGGGTAAGTTCAAGTGGAACACCTCGTTTAACATTGCCTACAACACCAACCGCGTAACCGATCTGGGCGGTACGACCATTACTGGCTCGTTCCTCAACCGGGCGCAGGAGGGGCAGCCGCTGGGCGTGTTCTACGGTCCTGAATACGCGGGTGTCGATACGCAGAACGGCGACGCGCTGTACTACACCAACACGACCAACGCTGATGGTAGCCTGAACCGCACGACAACCAACGACTATAACGCGGCTCAGTACGTAGCGCTGGGTAGTCCGACGCCGAAATTCATCGGTGGTCTGACCAACAACTTCAGCTATGCCGGTATCGATCTGAGCGTGCTGTTTCAGGGGCAGGCCGGTAACTACATCTACAACGGCGGTGGTAAGTTTCAGTCGGCCAACGGCGATTTCTTCGACAACCAGTCGATCGATCAGCTGAACCGCTGGCGTAAGGCGGGCGACGTTACCAACGTACCGCAGGCCCGCCTGCTGGGCGGCAATGGTACCGGCGAATCGTCGCGGTACCTGCAAAAAGGCGACTACGTCCGGCTGCGGACTGTTTCGCTGGGTTACACGCTGCCGCAGTCGGTTGTTAGCCGGGTGAAGCTGAATCGAGTACGGGTGTATGTGACGGGACAAAACCTGCTGACGTTTACCAACTACACCGGCTGGGACCCTGAGGTTAACTCAGATGCCTACAGTGCTAACCCCGTCAACCTGGGTATCGACTTTTATTCTGCGCCCCAGCCGCGTACAATCGTTGGTGGTGTGCAAATCGGTTTCTAA
- a CDS encoding RagB/SusD family nutrient uptake outer membrane protein — MKFISNHKFITAACLTVALLSGSACKDQLDVGNPNAPTLSANVNTEAGLISFAQGGVYINGFANGDGWLGDSYFSLPWGYSALMADIVGADASNNQVTTIGVPDYIILDDGTKQTNPAPQIGIIRAYNSRAATGAGNNPLYYQWLNMYALNNACNQVLATVDNISFSGDATSKKNTVKAWCYWWKGYAYASIGSMYYAGLIEDQAGATNGNYVSHDAIITQSNTYLNMAATTLSSISSTTDYQSMLGQLIPAVNQVGLGGVPSVDVWKRNINTMLARNIIANKLAPFVNGNPSATIAKSSTSTMTAADWNSVLTLATNGIQKGDIVFTGRSTSQNSFFTPTGGTVSALTTNPNTASTFKVTERFIQAFNSGDKRLSNNFDTKTMYKNNYTYTTRYSMVNGGNGASGVYVYGNRTAGAYELYIAGSYEENALILAEANLRLGNIEKGLGYIDDVRNYQGAGVAAVTGTSLTLAKALTELTKERRVALFSRGLSYYDSRRWGWIYDIANGGGSYGNTVVTTAGAVNKNVTISYNFLDYWDVPADESVLNPSTSSVATKNPNF; from the coding sequence ATGAAATTCATATCGAATCATAAATTTATTACGGCTGCTTGTCTGACAGTTGCTTTGCTGAGCGGAAGCGCCTGCAAAGACCAGCTCGATGTCGGTAACCCCAATGCACCAACATTGTCGGCCAACGTAAACACCGAAGCCGGGCTTATCTCTTTCGCGCAGGGTGGCGTATACATCAACGGCTTCGCCAACGGCGACGGCTGGCTGGGCGACAGTTACTTTTCGCTGCCCTGGGGGTACAGCGCGCTGATGGCTGATATTGTTGGGGCCGATGCCTCCAACAACCAGGTGACGACGATCGGCGTACCCGACTATATCATTCTGGACGACGGTACGAAGCAGACCAACCCGGCCCCACAGATCGGTATCATCCGGGCGTACAACAGCCGGGCTGCCACGGGGGCCGGTAACAACCCGCTTTACTATCAGTGGCTGAATATGTACGCGCTCAACAACGCCTGTAATCAGGTGCTGGCGACCGTCGACAATATTTCGTTTTCAGGCGATGCGACTTCTAAGAAGAACACGGTGAAAGCCTGGTGTTACTGGTGGAAAGGCTATGCCTACGCGTCGATCGGGTCGATGTATTATGCCGGTCTGATCGAAGATCAGGCGGGTGCCACAAACGGGAATTACGTGTCGCACGATGCGATCATTACGCAGTCGAATACGTACCTGAACATGGCCGCTACGACGCTGAGCAGCATCTCCAGCACGACCGATTATCAGTCGATGCTGGGTCAGCTGATTCCGGCGGTCAATCAGGTGGGTCTGGGTGGTGTACCATCGGTCGATGTATGGAAGCGCAACATCAATACGATGCTGGCCCGTAACATCATCGCCAACAAACTGGCTCCGTTCGTCAACGGAAACCCAAGCGCGACCATCGCCAAATCATCGACCTCGACCATGACCGCTGCCGATTGGAACAGCGTGCTGACGCTGGCGACGAATGGTATTCAAAAGGGTGATATCGTGTTCACGGGTCGGAGTACGTCGCAGAACTCGTTCTTCACGCCTACGGGGGGCACCGTATCTGCGCTGACGACTAACCCCAACACGGCGTCGACGTTCAAGGTTACGGAACGGTTTATCCAGGCGTTCAATTCGGGCGATAAGCGGTTGTCGAACAACTTCGACACGAAGACAATGTACAAAAACAACTACACCTACACCACGCGCTACAGCATGGTAAACGGCGGCAACGGCGCGTCGGGTGTATATGTATATGGCAACCGGACGGCTGGCGCGTACGAACTGTACATCGCCGGTAGCTATGAAGAAAACGCCCTGATTCTGGCCGAAGCCAACCTGCGGCTCGGCAACATCGAGAAAGGGCTGGGCTACATCGACGACGTTCGCAACTACCAGGGTGCGGGTGTAGCGGCTGTAACAGGTACGAGCCTGACGCTGGCAAAAGCCCTGACCGAACTGACCAAAGAACGGCGGGTAGCCCTGTTCAGCCGGGGCCTGTCGTACTACGATAGCCGCCGGTGGGGCTGGATCTATGACATCGCCAACGGCGGAGGTAGCTACGGCAACACGGTTGTAACGACGGCTGGAGCGGTTAACAAAAACGTAACCATCAGCTATAACTTCCTCGACTACTGGGACGTTCCGGCGGATGAGTCGGTGTTAAACCCGTCGACATCCAGCGTGGCGACAAAAAACCCCAATTTCTAG
- a CDS encoding MBL fold metallo-hydrolase translates to MTLTKMQYAGRTLLFCADLIPSTSHVPIPYVMGYDIRPLVAMSEKEQYLEQAVDGDWILVFDHDPYVEAALLERTEKGIRIKQSGRLAELL, encoded by the coding sequence ATGACGTTGACGAAAATGCAGTACGCCGGTCGGACGTTATTATTCTGTGCTGATCTGATTCCGTCGACCTCGCACGTTCCCATTCCGTACGTGATGGGTTACGATATCCGGCCGCTGGTGGCGATGAGCGAAAAAGAACAGTATCTCGAACAGGCCGTCGATGGCGACTGGATACTGGTGTTCGATCACGACCCCTACGTCGAAGCGGCTTTGCTGGAACGAACCGAAAAAGGCATCCGAATTAAACAGAGCGGTAGGCTGGCCGAGTTATTATAG
- a CDS encoding RagB/SusD family nutrient uptake outer membrane protein: MKINSIALASMLATGLWLTSCTGKLDIKPVTNVSAGQALSTASDLNALLVGAYDAIGNVNVYGGDLQRDAELLGDNGEVTWTGTFAAPQQMYTKRLLINNDQIDVTWTNAYRAINIANTVLANLSLAASADRNRIEGEAKFIRASMYFELVRVYAKSWGDGDNNANLGVPIVLTPTTSIDASNNVARSTVAAVYTQVIQDLVDAESKLPATNGFFATKGAAAAQASRVYLQKLDYTNAAAAANRVIAGGQYELVPIEQVFDLRTNVSGGNTNETIFAIQITDQDGTNDLNTFYGASEYGGRGDIEINDKHLALYDANDNRGALFYQDEIGAVRTAKFINQYGNIQILRLAEMYLTRAEANFRAGTTVGVTPLADINTVRARAGATALTSAQLTAAAILKERRLELAFEGTLLHDVKRTRQSIVAGTTTVAWNSTRLIYPIPLREITTNPALLQNAGY, translated from the coding sequence ATGAAAATCAACTCTATAGCACTGGCTTCGATGCTGGCAACGGGGCTTTGGCTCACGTCATGCACGGGTAAGCTGGATATTAAACCGGTGACCAACGTGTCGGCCGGACAGGCTCTGTCTACCGCTTCTGACCTGAACGCGCTGCTGGTGGGTGCCTACGACGCCATTGGTAACGTTAACGTGTACGGGGGCGATCTGCAACGCGACGCCGAACTGCTGGGCGATAACGGTGAGGTAACCTGGACGGGTACCTTCGCGGCTCCGCAGCAGATGTACACCAAACGGTTGCTGATTAACAACGATCAGATCGACGTTACCTGGACCAATGCGTACCGGGCTATCAACATCGCCAACACCGTGCTGGCTAACCTGAGCTTGGCCGCATCGGCCGACCGTAACCGCATTGAAGGTGAAGCCAAGTTTATCCGGGCGTCGATGTATTTTGAACTGGTGCGGGTGTACGCCAAGAGCTGGGGCGATGGCGATAACAACGCGAACCTCGGCGTACCCATCGTACTGACGCCGACAACGTCGATCGATGCCAGTAACAACGTCGCCCGCAGTACGGTAGCCGCCGTGTACACGCAAGTTATTCAGGATCTGGTCGATGCCGAATCGAAACTGCCAGCGACTAATGGTTTCTTTGCTACCAAAGGGGCTGCGGCTGCGCAGGCGTCGCGGGTGTATCTGCAAAAGCTGGACTATACCAACGCTGCGGCTGCCGCCAACCGCGTCATCGCGGGTGGTCAGTATGAATTGGTACCTATTGAGCAGGTATTTGACCTGCGTACAAACGTCAGCGGGGGCAATACCAACGAAACGATATTTGCTATTCAGATAACTGATCAGGATGGCACGAATGACCTGAACACGTTCTATGGCGCGTCGGAATACGGTGGTCGGGGTGATATTGAAATCAACGATAAACACCTGGCACTGTACGATGCCAATGATAATCGTGGCGCACTGTTCTACCAGGATGAGATTGGGGCTGTTCGTACGGCCAAATTTATCAATCAGTATGGCAACATCCAGATACTCCGACTGGCCGAAATGTATCTGACGCGGGCCGAAGCCAATTTTCGGGCTGGTACAACGGTTGGCGTAACGCCACTGGCCGACATCAATACGGTGCGGGCGCGGGCCGGCGCTACGGCACTGACGTCCGCTCAGCTGACGGCGGCTGCGATCCTGAAAGAACGGCGGCTGGAGCTGGCGTTTGAGGGTACGTTGCTTCACGATGTCAAGCGCACCCGTCAGAGCATCGTTGCCGGTACGACGACGGTAGCCTGGAACAGCACCCGGCTGATTTACCCGATTCCGCTGCGGGAGATCACGACCAATCCCGCGCTGTTGCAGAACGCCGGGTATTAA